One Mya arenaria isolate MELC-2E11 chromosome 5, ASM2691426v1 genomic window carries:
- the LOC128235485 gene encoding putative nuclease HARBI1 — MGNRTTDLVVVQGNIIAQRYVVDVLNAYALPSIRQHGPGLTLMHDNARPHVDRVTTQFLQQNNVNVMPWPAVSPDLNPIEHIWDQLGRKARANHQIDNVRDLTRALQQEWRNALIMDRAPNLDTLLEMDIINRYRFDRAGINYLTQLIGANISPKAARNNALYPEQKILIKLRYLATGLIQLNDADIHGVSQPTVSRVLTEVINALSSPALIRQFIKFPGSVEEFRQNAVQMQGIARFPKVIGAIDGTHINIASPNQHEEIYVNRKGKHSINVQVVFDGWYTIIDVVARWPGSVHDRRVLRESSLNNLFENGHMPHGFHLLWDSGYPAKRWLLTPFLAPQTQAEQAYNRSHKVTRALVERGIGQLKRRFGILHREAILQLKCAGEL; from the exons ATGGGAAACCGGACGACAGATTTGGTTGTTGTACAGGGCAACATTATTGCACAGCGTTATGTTGTAGACGTGCTAAATGCATATGCCTTACCATCTATTCGTCAGCATGGTCCTGGTTTAACATTGATGCATGACAATGCCCGCCCTCATGTAGATAGGGTCACCACTCAATTCTTGCAGCAAAACAATGTCAACGTCATGCCATGGCCCGCGGTTTCCCCGGATCTCAACCCCATTGAGCACATATGGGATCAGCTGGGCCGCAAAGCACGAGCTAACCATCAGATTGACAATGTTCGCGATCTTACACGGGCGTTACAACAGGAATGGAGGAACGCACTT ATCATGGATCGTGCCCCGAATCTTGATACTCTACTGGAAATGGATATTATAAATAGATACAGATTTGACAGAGCTGGAATCAATTATTTAACACAGCTGATCGGGGCTAACATTTCACCTAAAGCAGCCAGAAATAACGCCTTATATCCTGAACAAAAAATCTTGATTAAATTACGATATTTAGCAACTGGCTTGATACAGTTAAATGATGCGGACATACATGGCGTCAGTCAGCCAACAGTGTCACGTGTGTTGACTGAAGTTATTAATGCTCTGTCATCACCTGCGTTGATAAGGCAATTTATTAAGTTTCCAGGTAGTGTTGAAGAATTCAGACAGAATGCTGTGCAAATGCAGGGGATTGCAAGGTTTCCGAAAGTCATTGGGGCCATAGACGGAACCCATATTAACATTGCCTCACCCAATCAACATGAAGAAATTTATGTAAACAGAAAAGGAAAACATAGTATAAATGTTCAAGTTGTTTTTGACGGATGGTACACTATAATTGATGTTGTTGCACGCTGGCCTGGATCCGTGCATGACAGAAGAGTTTTACGAGAAAGCTCATTAAACAACCTTTTTGAGAATGGCCACATGCCACACGGTTTCCATCTGCTTTGGGACAGCGGCTATCCAGCCAAAAGGTGGCTGCTTACCCCTTTCCTAGCTCCGCAAACCCAGGCCGAACAAGCCTATAACAG GAGCCACAAAGTCACTCGAGCTTTGGTTGAGAGAGGGATAGGTCAGTTGAAGAGGAGATTTGGCATTCTTCATAGGGAAGCAATCCTCCAGTTAAAGTGTGCAGGTGaattataa